The DNA sequence GCCGCCAGATCCGGACGAACGTGCCGCCGACCGCCGACGTCACCCACGGCCCGACGATCGCGGCCGAGCCGACCAGCAGGAACAGGCCCGCCATGACCATGGTGATGCCGCCGGAGTCCTTCGCCGTCGTCACCGCGACGAGGAAGAACAACCCGGCCGCGGGCAGCGCCAGCAGGCGCCACCAGCGCAGCGGCTTCTTCGTGTGGCCGCCGGTCGCGAACAGCGGGTTCTTCAGCACGCGGCGCAGGCCGAGGATGCCGGCCAGCACCACGAGCACCGGGATGGCCACGACGATGAACACCGTCAGGCCGACCGGCAGCGTGAAGTCGGCCGCCAGCCAGGTACCGCCCGCCCACGGGACGAACGACGCGAGGCCGTGCAGCGCCGGGCTGATGAGCAGGCCGAGCAGCGCACCGATGCCGGCGGACAACGTCGTTTCGGCGGCCACCATGTTGGTGACCTGCCCCGGGGTCGCGCCGGCCAGCCGGATCGCGGCGAGCCGCCGTTCCCGCCGGGCCGCGGTCAGCCGCGCCGAGGACGCCACCAGCACCAGGCTCGGCACCAGCAGCACGATGATCCCGACCCAGGACAGCAGCATGAGCAGGGGATCCGGGCTCGCCTTGCCGCCGGGGAAGCCCGGGGTCGGGTTGGCGCTCTCCGGCATCGCGTCCGCGGTGTGCCCGGTGAGCGCGACGAGCTGTTCCGGGAAGCGGAGGCCGTCCTCGCCGATGGCGCCGACGGGCCGGCCGAACCGGTCGCCGAGCTGGTCGGCCGGGTGGCCCTGGAGCAGCCGGCCGAGCGCGGGCGACACGACGGTCTCGCCCGGTCCCGGCAGCTGCGGCACCCCCGGCGGGAGCTGGACACCGGCCGCGGTCGCGCCCGGCGGCAGCGCGACGTCGACGCGCGTGATCTGCCGGCCGTCGAAGTAGTCCTTCGAGGAGCTGAACAGCAGCTTGACCGGGGCGTCGGTCGAGCGGCTGTAGAAGTGTTCGCCCTGCCAGAGGGCGCGTTGCTCGCGGTTCTGCGTGGCGAACGGCAGCGTCGCCAGCAGCAGCACCAGCCCGGTCGCGACGGCCACCCCGATCGCGGTGAGGATCGCCGACGTCCGGGTCCGCCGGTCGACCTTCAGCACCCGCAGGGCGATCTGGAGCGAGTTCACGCCGCCTGCCTCGTCGCGATCAGGCCGTCGCGGATGGCGACGGTCTTCGGCATCGACTCGGCCAGCTCGCGGTCGTGCGTCACCACGATCACCGCGGCGCCCGTCTCGTGGGCGGCGCCCAGCAGGGCGTCCATCGTCTCGCGGCCGGTGCGCGTGTCGAGCGCGCCGGTCGGCTCGTCGGCGAAGATCACCTTCGGCCGGTGGGTCAGCGCCCGCGCGATGGCGACGCGCTGGGCCTCGCCGCCGGACAGCTCGCCGGGGCGGCGCTTCTCCTTGCCGGCCAGGCCGAGGCGCGAAAGCCACTGGCGGCCGGCGTCGATGGCCTCCTTGCGGCCGAGCCCGGCCAGCAGCGACGGCAACGCGACGTTCTCTTCGGCCGACAGCTCGGCGACCAGCATCCCGGACTGGAAGACGAAGCCGAACTCGGTGCGGCGCAGCTCGCTGCGCTTCTTCTCGCCGAGGTGGTCGATCCGCTGCCCGGCCAGGAAGATCTGCCCGTCGTCGGCCCGGAGGATCCCGGCCAGCACGTGCAGCAGCGACGTCTTGCCCGAGCCGGAGGGGCCGACGATGGCGACGGCGTCCCGCGGCTGGATGTCGATGTCGATGCCGGCCAGGGCGTACTGGGCGCCGTAGCGCTTCACCAGCCCCCGGCCGGACAGCACCGGGCCGTTGGTCCACTGTGGAGTGTTCGGGTCCACGAGGTTCTCCCTGTCGGTTCGGATCTTGGTGCCGATGAGCTTCGCGGAGATCGAGGGGTGTCCACTTCGGGCAGACGGCCAGTCACGCCCCGGCCCGCATCGGCCGATCGGCCGAGGGAGCACGAGCCGGTCGGCCAAGGTGCGAACGCACGCGGATCCTCTAACGTCACGTTGTGACCGCCGCGCCCCCTACGAAAACGCTGTACACCCGCGCCGCCGCCCTGGTGCGGCGCATCGGCGTGCCCACGGCCGTCCTCTTCGCCGCCCTGCTCTTCGACGTCGTCTTCACGACGCAGGCAGCGCTCGACGACAACGGCCCGCGGTTCGTCGACTTCGGGCTGCTGCCCGGCTTCTTCGCGATGACGGCGTGCGCGGTGTGGGCCCAGAAGCGCGCGGCCGTCGCCGGCGTGGCCGGTGGCGGGGTGCTGGTGTTCTCCACCCTCTTCATCCACGCGTTCCACATCCCGCCGTACTCCAGCGTGCTGCCGAAGATCGCCATCACCGAGGTGGTGGCCGGGGTGCTGATGGTCTTCTACGTCACCCGGCGGGCGCGGGCGGGCGTGGCGTTCTGCGTGGTCAGCTTCCTGGTCGTCGGCGGCCTGGTCGCCCTCTTCGGCCGGTACAGCGGGGTCGGCGACATCGACGGCGGCACGGCGACCCAGGGCCTGGTGTTCGGCCTGCTGCTGCTCGCCGGACCGGTCGTACCCGCGATCGCGGCCCGGGACCGCCGGCCGCAGGCGGATCCGCGGGTGCGCCGGCTGCGCCGGGTGAACGAGCTGGCGATGGGGCAGTGGCCTCTGATGGGCCTGCTCGGCTTCGCGCTGCTGTTCGAGTTCGGCTACACGTATTCGAGCAACGCCCGCGGCTTCCCGATCCTGTTCTGCTCGATCGTCGCGGCGATCATCTCGGTGCTCTCGCCGCGGCGGCCCGCGGACGCGCTCCTCGGCATCGCCGGGATGCTGCTGCTCTCCGCGGTCGTCACGCCGTTCCTGCACCTGCGCTACGACTACCCGATGCCGGGCGGCGTGCCGTTCGTGCAGGTCATCGCCGCGATGGGCGTGGTGGTGAACGTGACCCGCGCCCGGGGCCTCAACGCGTCGTGGCCGCGGGTGTCGATCCTCTCCGGCGTCGTCGCGCTCGCCGCGATCCTCAACTCGGACAAGCCGTCGGGCCTGCAGACCGACCCGCAGACGCTGTCCGTCCTGGCCTTCGCCGCGGCGCTGATGCTCGGCATCTCGATCGCCGTCGGCCTGATGCTGCGCTCGCGCGACTCCGAGCGCACCACGGTCGTCCAGTCCGCGGTGGCCGACGCGCAGACCGCCGAGCGGATGGCGCTGGCCCGCGAGCTGCACGACGTCGTCGCCCACCACGTCACCGGCATCGTCGTGCAGGCCCAGGCCGCGCGGATGATGGCCGAGCAGAAGCCGGAGGTCGCCGTCGAGGCGATGGCCCGGATCGAGAACGCCGGCGTCGAGGCGCTCGCGGCGATGCGGCGGCTGGTCCGCTCGATGCGCGGGGACGCACCGGCCGGGTCGAGCGAGTTCAGCGAGCAGGCCACCACGGACCTGGGTGCCGACCTGCGGAAGCTGGTCGACAGCGCCAACCACGGCGTGCCGACGTCGATGCACCTCGACCTGCCGCCGGACCTGCCGCACGAGGTCGGCCGCTCGGCGCTGCGGCTGGTGCAGGAGTCGCTGACGAACGTCGGCAAGCACGCCTCCGGCGCGACCGAGGCGTTCGTCGTGGCCGAGGTCCAGGGTGCCGAGCTGCACCTGCGGGTGACGGACGACGGACGCGAGCCGGCGCACCGGCCGGCCGGGGGATCGGGCGGCTACGGTCTGGTCGGGATGCGCGAGCGCGTCGCACTGCTCAAAGGACGGCTGTCGGCCGGGCGCGGCCCGGACGGCGGCTGGCGGGTCGAAGCGTGGCTGCCGCTGGCCGCCGGGGAAGGGGACGAGTGATCCGGGTACTGATCGCCGACGACCAGGAAATGGTGCGGATGGGTTTCCGCATGATCCTGGACGCGCAGGACGACATCGAGGTCGTCGCCGACGTCGCGGACGGCGTCTCGGCCGTGTCGAAGGCCCGCGAGCTGCGCCCGGACGTCTGCCTGCTCGACATCCGCATGCCCGGCCTCGACGGGCTGGAGGTCACCCGCCAGCTGGCCGGGCCGGACGTGAGCGATCCGCTGAAGGTGGTCGTGGTCACGACGTTCGACCTCGACGAGTACGTCCACACAGCGTTGCGCAACGGCGCCCACGGCTTCCTGCTCAAGGACGCCGGTCCGGCTTTGCTGATCGAGGCGGTCCGCGCGGCCGACCGCGGTGACGCGCTGGTGTCGCCGCAGATCACCATCCGGCTGCTCAAGCACTTCGACGGCGGTGGCGCGGTGAAGGCGCCGGTCGCGCCGCCGTCGGAGCCGCTGACCGCGCGGGAGATGGACGTCGTGCAGGCGGCCGCGCGCGGGCTGACGAACACCGAGATCGGCGCGGAGCTGTTCCTGTCGCTGTCCACGGTGAAGACGCACCTGGCGTCGGTGCAGGGCAAGATCGGCGCGCGCAACCGCGTGGAGATCGCCGCCTGGGCGTGGCGGAGTGGAGTCGTGTCGTAATCCAGGGTGCGTAGTATCCAGAGATGCAACGCCGTTTCCACGCCCCTGTCGTTCTCCCCGCCGACGCGTCTTGTTCGCTTTTGCGTGACGCGGTCGTCGACGTGGACGCCGATGGGCGCATCTCCTACTGCGGACCGGCGGCCACCGCGCCCGAGTCCGCCGCACCGGTCACCACCCTGACCGGCATCCTGCTGCCCGGCCTGGTCAACACGCACGCGCACAGCCCGATGACGCTGCTGCGCGGGATGGGCGGCGACCTGCCGCTGCTGCCCTGGCTCAACGAGATCATCTGGCCCGCCGAAGCGAAGCTGCGGCCGGAGGACATCCGCACCGGCATGCTGCTCGGCTCGGTCGAGATGCTCCGCCACGGCGTCACCACCAGCGCCGAGATGTACTTCGAAGGCGAGCAGCTCGTCGACGCGGTGCTCACGACCGGCGGCCGCGTGCTGGTGGCGCCGCCGGTGATGGAGCTGCCGGGCCTGGACTGGCGGGCCCAGCTGGCCGGCATCGAGCGCTGGATCGACACCGACGGCCTGCGCTTCGGCCACGGCGACCGCGTCGAGCTGGGCTACGGCCCGCACTCGGCGTACATGCTGTCGGCGGAAGCCCTGCGGGCCACGGCGGAGTCGGCCGCTTCGCGCGGCGCGCTGATCCAGATCCACGTCGCCGAGGCGGCGGCGGAAGACACCGCGGTCCGCGCCTCGCACGGCTCGGTGCCCGCGCTGCTGAAGGAACTCGGCATGCTCGACGGCCGGGTCCTGGCGGCGCACGCCATCCACCTGTCGGACGACGACATCGCGCTGTTCGCGGCGCACGGCGTCGGCATGGCGCACTGCCCGGGATCGAACGCGAAGCTGGCTTCGGGCATCGCGCGGATCAAGGACCTGCGCGAGGCCGGCGTCGCGGTCGGCCTCGGCACCGACGGACCGGCGTCCAACGACGACCTCGACCTGTGGGAAGAGCTGCAGCTCTCGGCCATGTTCGCCCGCTTGGCGACGGGCGACTCGACGGTGCTGACCGCGGCCGACGTCTTCCTGCTGGCGACCCGCGGCGGCGCCGACGCGCTGGGCCGGTCCGACATCGGGGCGCTGGAGCCGGGCCGCTGGGCCGACCTGGTGCACATCGACCTGGACGACCCGGCGTTCGCGTGCGGCCTGGACGTGCCGGACGTGCAGCTGCTGTCGAACCTCGTGTGGGCGGCCGGGTCGCGGCGGGTCCGGGACGTGTGGGTCGCGGGCGAGCAGGTCGTGGCCGGCGGCGAGTCGGTGAAGGTGGACCGGGCGAAGGTCCAGGCCGGGGTGGCCGAGACCGCCGCCCGCCTCCGCTAGAGCCGCACTTTCACGTGAAAGTGCCCACCTGGGGAGCGCACTTTCACGTGAAAGTGCGCGCTTGGGGCGGCTAGCGGGGGCGGAGGATGATCTCCGTCGGGTGGGCGTCCGGGGTGGCGGACACCGCGGTCACCACCGCGGTCGCCACCGAGTCCGCCCGCAGCAGGTGCGTGGTGTCGTAGTCGCGGCCTTCGCCCTTGAAGATCTCCTGCTGCATCTCGGTGTCCGTGCGGCCCGGGTACACCGACGTCACGCGGAGGTCCGGCTCCTCTTCGCGGAGGGCGTCGGCGAAGGCGCGGACCGCGAACTTGCTGGCCGCGTACGGGGACCAGCCCGGGCGGGCGTTCAGCCCGGCGCCGGAGTTGATCACCACGACGTGGCCGTGCGCCGCGCGCAACGCCGGGAGCAGCAGGCGGGTCAGCTCGACCACAGCGAGGGTGTTGACCTCGAAGTTGTCCCGCCACGCTTCGGCGGAGGCGTTCTCGATCCGGTCGATGCGCGCGACACCGGCCGAGTGCACCAGGACGTCGAGCGCGTCGATGCCCGCGACGGCTTCGGCGAGCGACGCCGGGTTCGTCAGCTCCACCGGCCACGGCTTCGCGCCCGGGAGCTCCTTCGCCAGCGCGGACAACGCATCGACGTCACGGCCGCCGAGCAGCAGGCGGTGCGTCGGCGCGAGCTGGTGCGCGACCGCCGCGCC is a window from the Amycolatopsis sp. cg9 genome containing:
- a CDS encoding ABC transporter ATP-binding protein: MDPNTPQWTNGPVLSGRGLVKRYGAQYALAGIDIDIQPRDAVAIVGPSGSGKTSLLHVLAGILRADDGQIFLAGQRIDHLGEKKRSELRRTEFGFVFQSGMLVAELSAEENVALPSLLAGLGRKEAIDAGRQWLSRLGLAGKEKRRPGELSGGEAQRVAIARALTHRPKVIFADEPTGALDTRTGRETMDALLGAAHETGAAVIVVTHDRELAESMPKTVAIRDGLIATRQAA
- a CDS encoding FtsX-like permease family protein, which produces MNSLQIALRVLKVDRRTRTSAILTAIGVAVATGLVLLLATLPFATQNREQRALWQGEHFYSRSTDAPVKLLFSSSKDYFDGRQITRVDVALPPGATAAGVQLPPGVPQLPGPGETVVSPALGRLLQGHPADQLGDRFGRPVGAIGEDGLRFPEQLVALTGHTADAMPESANPTPGFPGGKASPDPLLMLLSWVGIIVLLVPSLVLVASSARLTAARRERRLAAIRLAGATPGQVTNMVAAETTLSAGIGALLGLLISPALHGLASFVPWAGGTWLAADFTLPVGLTVFIVVAIPVLVVLAGILGLRRVLKNPLFATGGHTKKPLRWWRLLALPAAGLFFLVAVTTAKDSGGITMVMAGLFLLVGSAAIVGPWVTSAVGGTFVRIWRRPSALLAGRRLRDDPKGAYRASAGIVLAVFAGSMALTLLPTFESMAGGGRSFQDSVLYVDTDGQHASKIVDQANASLQKYGQAEKAVAVGEVYLVQGEGNNRTGHRALVMTCADAVKLTRFGLTAENCTGGPAVFGDSALDLAQYKLTDNWEGPAVAVKSGTRAEAVHLPDSDLSSTSIIDPAALPDGFAPKYVTVVAPSTDANREIVRTALAGPAAGEEIGSRDQYLFNQQTELGDLRRVTVIGLIAAGVLAGCSAAVATAGSVMDRRRTFGALMAAGTPVRVLARALRMEAALPALVATIGAGIVGVLVGVGLYSMVDERGIVLSPWLLAPVVLGVGVALLGASVCTPALKRVQAEPLADE
- a CDS encoding sensor histidine kinase, with the protein product MTAAPPTKTLYTRAAALVRRIGVPTAVLFAALLFDVVFTTQAALDDNGPRFVDFGLLPGFFAMTACAVWAQKRAAVAGVAGGGVLVFSTLFIHAFHIPPYSSVLPKIAITEVVAGVLMVFYVTRRARAGVAFCVVSFLVVGGLVALFGRYSGVGDIDGGTATQGLVFGLLLLAGPVVPAIAARDRRPQADPRVRRLRRVNELAMGQWPLMGLLGFALLFEFGYTYSSNARGFPILFCSIVAAIISVLSPRRPADALLGIAGMLLLSAVVTPFLHLRYDYPMPGGVPFVQVIAAMGVVVNVTRARGLNASWPRVSILSGVVALAAILNSDKPSGLQTDPQTLSVLAFAAALMLGISIAVGLMLRSRDSERTTVVQSAVADAQTAERMALARELHDVVAHHVTGIVVQAQAARMMAEQKPEVAVEAMARIENAGVEALAAMRRLVRSMRGDAPAGSSEFSEQATTDLGADLRKLVDSANHGVPTSMHLDLPPDLPHEVGRSALRLVQESLTNVGKHASGATEAFVVAEVQGAELHLRVTDDGREPAHRPAGGSGGYGLVGMRERVALLKGRLSAGRGPDGGWRVEAWLPLAAGEGDE
- a CDS encoding SDR family oxidoreductase, whose protein sequence is MTDLPLALVTGASRGIGAAVAHQLAPTHRLLLGGRDVDALSALAKELPGAKPWPVELTNPASLAEAVAGIDALDVLVHSAGVARIDRIENASAEAWRDNFEVNTLAVVELTRLLLPALRAAHGHVVVINSGAGLNARPGWSPYAASKFAVRAFADALREEEPDLRVTSVYPGRTDTEMQQEIFKGEGRDYDTTHLLRADSVATAVVTAVSATPDAHPTEIILRPR
- a CDS encoding amidohydrolase family protein, whose product is MQRRFHAPVVLPADASCSLLRDAVVDVDADGRISYCGPAATAPESAAPVTTLTGILLPGLVNTHAHSPMTLLRGMGGDLPLLPWLNEIIWPAEAKLRPEDIRTGMLLGSVEMLRHGVTTSAEMYFEGEQLVDAVLTTGGRVLVAPPVMELPGLDWRAQLAGIERWIDTDGLRFGHGDRVELGYGPHSAYMLSAEALRATAESAASRGALIQIHVAEAAAEDTAVRASHGSVPALLKELGMLDGRVLAAHAIHLSDDDIALFAAHGVGMAHCPGSNAKLASGIARIKDLREAGVAVGLGTDGPASNDDLDLWEELQLSAMFARLATGDSTVLTAADVFLLATRGGADALGRSDIGALEPGRWADLVHIDLDDPAFACGLDVPDVQLLSNLVWAAGSRRVRDVWVAGEQVVAGGESVKVDRAKVQAGVAETAARLR
- a CDS encoding response regulator; translated protein: MIRVLIADDQEMVRMGFRMILDAQDDIEVVADVADGVSAVSKARELRPDVCLLDIRMPGLDGLEVTRQLAGPDVSDPLKVVVVTTFDLDEYVHTALRNGAHGFLLKDAGPALLIEAVRAADRGDALVSPQITIRLLKHFDGGGAVKAPVAPPSEPLTAREMDVVQAAARGLTNTEIGAELFLSLSTVKTHLASVQGKIGARNRVEIAAWAWRSGVVS